The following are encoded together in the Daucus carota subsp. sativus chromosome 5, DH1 v3.0, whole genome shotgun sequence genome:
- the LOC108220448 gene encoding uncharacterized protein LOC108220448 isoform X1, with protein MVATNLKAEAMKLMDTRSALESEMNSIIDRLTQPGAPGLSGNLVDSEGFPRSDIDIPVVRADRLKLAQLRNHYKEVTEKIEQTIQVLHSAKLSPASTHRDTGIVGSSQGISASSVAEVANSGRSINAMDVDVIGGRPFAMVDEISEASPAAEDGLQLGDQIIKFGTVEFGDALLPKLAAEAQTNRGHAIPVVVKRQGDLINLSVTPREWQGRGLLGYVLLSLSAGMSLQHLVKCLYHQINLVQAEMLQTLKWIRE; from the exons ATGGTAGCGACCAACTTGAAAGCAGAAGCCATGAAGCTGATGGATACAAGATCAGCTCTTGAGTCTGAGATGAATTCCATCATCGATCGCCTCACTCAACCTGGCGCTCCTGGTCTTTCCGGCAATCTCGTCGATTCTGAG GGATTTCCTAGGTCAGATATCGACATCCCTGTTGTAAGAGCAGACCGGCTTAAACTTGCTC AGCTGCGGAATCATTACAAGGAGGTCACAGAGAAAATTGAGCAAACCATACAAGTTTTGCATTCAGCAAAGCTAAGTCCAGCATCTACCCACAGGGATACAG GTATTGTTGGTTCTAGTCAAGGTATTTCTGCTTCCAGTGTTGCTGAAGTTGCAAATTCCGGAAGAAGTATCAATGCCATGGATGTGGATGTGATTGGAGGACGACCCTTTGCTATGGTTGATGAAATAAGTGAGGCATCTCCGGCAGCAGAAGATGGTTTGCAACTCGgtgatcaaataattaaatttgggACAGTGGAATTTGGCGATGCTTTGCTACCAAAGCTTGCTGCTGAAGCTCAAACAAATCGAGGTCATGCAATACCCGTAGTTGTAAAGAGACAGGGTGATTTGATTAACCTATCGGTGACACCTAGAGAGTGGCAAGGTCGTGGACTGCTGGGGTATGTTTTACTTTCTCTCTCTGCTGGG ATGTCACTTCAGCATCTTGTGAAATGTCTTTACCATCAAATTAACTTGGTCCAAGCTGAAATGTTGCAAACACTGAAATGGATCAGAGAATAG
- the LOC108220448 gene encoding uncharacterized protein LOC108220448 isoform X2: MVATNLKAEAMKLMDTRSALESEMNSIIDRLTQPGAPGLSGNLVDSEGFPRSDIDIPVVRADRLKLAQLRNHYKEVTEKIEQTIQVLHSAKLSPASTHRDTGIVGSSQGISASSVAEVANSGRSINAMDVDVIGGRPFAMVDEISEASPAAEDGLQLGDQIIKFGTVEFGDALLPKLAAEAQTNRGHAIPVVVKRQGDLINLSVTPREWQGRGLLGCHFSIL; this comes from the exons ATGGTAGCGACCAACTTGAAAGCAGAAGCCATGAAGCTGATGGATACAAGATCAGCTCTTGAGTCTGAGATGAATTCCATCATCGATCGCCTCACTCAACCTGGCGCTCCTGGTCTTTCCGGCAATCTCGTCGATTCTGAG GGATTTCCTAGGTCAGATATCGACATCCCTGTTGTAAGAGCAGACCGGCTTAAACTTGCTC AGCTGCGGAATCATTACAAGGAGGTCACAGAGAAAATTGAGCAAACCATACAAGTTTTGCATTCAGCAAAGCTAAGTCCAGCATCTACCCACAGGGATACAG GTATTGTTGGTTCTAGTCAAGGTATTTCTGCTTCCAGTGTTGCTGAAGTTGCAAATTCCGGAAGAAGTATCAATGCCATGGATGTGGATGTGATTGGAGGACGACCCTTTGCTATGGTTGATGAAATAAGTGAGGCATCTCCGGCAGCAGAAGATGGTTTGCAACTCGgtgatcaaataattaaatttgggACAGTGGAATTTGGCGATGCTTTGCTACCAAAGCTTGCTGCTGAAGCTCAAACAAATCGAGGTCATGCAATACCCGTAGTTGTAAAGAGACAGGGTGATTTGATTAACCTATCGGTGACACCTAGAGAGTGGCAAGGTCGTGGACTGCTGGG ATGTCACTTCAGCATCTTGTGA
- the LOC108223381 gene encoding leucine aminopeptidase 1 — translation MAAIRALSLPSSLTLIASTSYSCTTNLRRTSSSFLRLSLYSSSSYCNKRMAHSIARATLGLTHPAQIDPLKISFAAKESDLAEWKGDILAVGVLEKDMAKDESSKFVNSILKKLDAQLGGLLAEASSEEDFTGKVGQSTILRLPGLGSKRVGLVGLGKGLPASYRSLGEAVASAAKASQANNVAIALASVEGLSAESKHSTASAIAAGMMTGTFEDTRFRSESKKPSIKSVDILGLGSGPELEKKLKYTEEVCTGVIFGKELVNAPANVLTPGVLAEEAKKIASLYSDVISAKILDVEQCKELKMGSYLGVAAAASENPAHFIHLCYKPPNGTVKSKLALVGKGLTFDSGGYNIKTGPGCSIELMKFDMGGSAAVLGAAKAIGQIKPAGVEVHFIVAACENMISGTGMRPGDILTASNGKTIEVNNTDAEGRLTLADALVYACNQGVDKIIDLATLTGACVVALGPSIAGIFTPSDDLAKEVVEASEIAGEKLWRLPMEESYWESMKSGVADMVNTGGRQGGSITAALFLKQFVDEKVEWLHIDMAGPVWSDKKKAATGFGVSTLVEWVVKNSSS, via the exons ATGGCCGCCATTAGAGCATTGTCTCTACCTTCATCTCTAACCTTGATAGCTTCCACTTCTTATTCTTGCACAACTAACCTACGTCGTACTAGTTCTTCTTTCCTGCGTCTTTCCTTGTATTCTTCGTCGTCTTATTGTAATAAGCGCATGGCTCACTCTATTGCTCGCGCCACTCTTGGCCTCACTCATCCTGCACAGATCGATCCTCTTAAG ATCTCCTTTGCTGCAAAAGAGAGCGATCTGGCAGAATGGAAAGGAGACATACTTGCTGTAGGTGTGTTGGAGAAAGACATGGCCAAAGATGAGAGCTCTAAATTCGTGAActcaatattaaaaaagttaGATGCCCAATTGGGCGGTTTGTTGGCTGAAGCTTCATCCGAAGAAGATTTCACGGGAAAGGTTGGACAATCCACAATCCTTAGGCTTCCGGGACTCGGTTCAAAAAGAGTTGGTTTAGTTGGGTTAGGCAAAGGTCTTCCAGCTTCGTATCGTAGTCTTGGTGAAGCTGTTGCATCAGCAGCAAAGGCTTCTCAGGCAAATAATGTCGCAATCGCACTTGCATCTGTTGAGGGACTATCGGCTGAATCAAAGCATAGCACAGCATCAGCGATAGCAGCAG GGATGATGACTGGGACTTTTGAAGATACTAGATTTAGATCGGAATCAAAGAAGCCATCTATTAAATCTGTGGATATTCTTGGCCTTGGAAGTGGGCCTGAGCTAGAAAAGAAGCTGAAATATACTGAAGAAGTTTGCACTGGTGTAATTTTTGGAAAAGAGCTTGTAAATGCACCTGCTAACGTTCTCACTCCTG GAGTTTTGGCAGAAGAGGCTAAAAAAATTGCATCATTGTACAGTGATGTTATTTCTGCCAAAATTTTAGATGTAGAACAATGCAAAGAACTAAAGATGGGCTCCTATCTTGGTGTTGCTGCTGCAGCTTCTGAAAATCCTGctcattttattcatttatgttACAAGCCTCCAAACGGCACTGTCAAAAGCAAACTGGCTTTAGTAGGAAAAGGATTGACCTTTGACAG tggTGGCTACAACATCAAGACAGGACCTGGCTGTTCAATTGAGCTCATGAAATTTGACATGGGAGGCTCAGCTGCAGTATTAGGTGCAGCTAAAGCTATTGGGCAAATTAAACCAGCTGGAGTAGAG GTTCATTTTATTGTTGCTGCTTGTGAGAATATGATCAGTGGAACAGGCATGAGACCTGGAGACATTTTAACAGCTTCCAATGGAAAGACAATTGAG GTTAACAACACTGATGCTGAAGGCCGGCTTACTCTTGCTGATGCTTTGGTGTATGCTTGTAACCAAGGAGTAGACAAG ATAATTGATTTAGCTACACTGACTGGGGCATGTGTTGTTGCCCTTGGGCCCTCAATTGCAG GAATTTTTACACCAAGTGATGACCTAGCAAAGGAGGTAGTTGAAGCTTCAGAAATAGCTGGGGAAAAACTTTGGAGGCTTCCAATGGAGGAAAGTTATTGGGAGTCCATGAAGTCTGGCGTAGCTGATATGGTCAACACCGGAGGTCGTCAAGGTGGTTCCATCACTGCAGCTCTTTTCCTCAAGCAG TTTGTTGATGAGAAGGTTGAGTGGCTTCACATTGACATGGCTGGACCTGTATGGAGCGACAAGAAGAAAGCTGCAACAGGCTTTGGCGTTTCAACTCTGGTCGAATGGGTTGTGAAGAATTCTTCATCATAG
- the LOC108222948 gene encoding uncharacterized protein LOC108222948 produces the protein MSVSLTVMTLNLLDDEAEDSPNSWTKRRDLCVSVITSYSPIILCTQQGLISQLEDLRQSLPGYDHFGVSRKGSEDTSDEHCTILYDKEKVELIEGGTFWLSESPSVPGSMSWGCEVPSVATWATFQLKGVEVPGFAFQIVNTNMDKLSPRARRRSALLTWQHIASLPPTLPVVYCGGFNTHKESTTGRFLLGRSSEHGVVGDMRDAWPSARVRKNVRLIHTYHGFKGTKQGALELVKLIFRAFCLCWDRQTQDLHVDWILFRGRVLIPVSSEVVSDNIDGYYPSSHYPLFAEFLLPRSVRLRETPAQDGS, from the exons atgagtgtTTCTCTTACAGTGATGACCTTGAATCTTCTGGATGATGAAGCAGAAGACAGCCCAAATTCATGGACTAAAAGAAGGGATTTGTGTGTCAGTGTCATCACCAGTTATTCCCCTATCATTCTCTGTACCCAACAag GATTAATCTCACAGTTGGAGGATCTTCGACAGTCTTTGCCAG GTTACGATCATTTTGGAGTTTCAAGGAAAGGATCTGAAGACACTTCTGATGAACATTGCACTATTTTATATGACAAGGAAAAG GTGGAGCTTATAGAAGGTGGAACTTTTTGGCTGTCAGAGTCCCCGTCAGTACCTGGAAGCATGTCATGGGGATGTGAAGTTCCTAGTGTTGCAACCTGGGCG ACATTCCAGCTAAAAGGAGTTGAGGTGCCAGGTTTTGCTTTTCAAATTGTAAATACAAACATGGATAAGTTGAGTCCCCGTGCTCGCAGGCGAAGTGCTTTGCTTACTTGGCAACACATTGCATCACTACCACCTACCTTGCCTGTTGTTTATTGTGGAGGATTTAACACGCACAAGGAATCGACGACAGGACGTTTTCTTCTTGGAAGATCAAG TGAGCATGGTGTTGTGGGTGATATGAGAGATGCATGGCCCAGTGCTCGGGTAAGGAAGAATGTTCGTCTCATACACACATATCATGGGTTTAAAG GTACCAAACAAGGAGCTCTTGAGTTGGTGAAACTGATTTTCAGAGCATTTTGCCTCTGCTGGGATCGCCAAACTCAGGACTTGCATGTGGATTGGATTCTTTTTAGAGgcagagttctgattccagtcTCATCAGAAGTGGTAAGTGATAACATTGATGGGTATTATCCATCTTCCCACTATCCTTTATTTGCAGAATTTTTGCTACCGCGTAGTGTGAGGTTGCGTGAGACCCCTGCTCAAGATGGGAGCTGA
- the LOC108222947 gene encoding transmembrane 9 superfamily member 9: MAKHRTTSVCTWIFIASLLFVHSHSFYLPGVAPVDFEKGDPLKVKVNKLTSIKTQLPYSYYTLPFCRPDTIVDSAENLGEVLRGDRIENSPYEFKMREPQMCNIMCRVILDKKIAKEIKRKIDDDYRVNMILDNLPLVVPVRRMDQESSFLYQHGYLVGLKGIYAGSKDEKYFINNHLAFTVKYHKDLQTDSARIVGFEVKPFSVKHEYEGTWNDKTRLTTCDPHAKRTVTNSESPQEVEDKKEIIFTYDVEFEPSDVKWASRWDSYLLMTDDQIHWFSIVNSLMIVLFLSGMVAMIMLRTLYRDISKYNQLETQEEALEETGWKLVHGDVFRPPVNSNLLCVYVGTGVQFFGMILVAMIFAVLGFLSPSNRGGLMTALLLLWVFMGIFAGYASARIYKMFKGTEWKKITIQTAFMFPGIVFAIFFVLNALIWGEKSSGAVPFGTMFALVFLWFGISVPLVFVGSYVGFRKPAMEHPVKTNTIPRQIPEQAWYMHPVFSVLIGGILPFGAVFIELFFILTSIWLQQFYYIFGFLFLVFIILVVTCAEISIVLCYFQLCSEDYLWWWRSYLTSGSSAIYLFLYAAFYFFSKLNITKPVSGILYFGYMLIASYSFFVLTGTIGFFACFWFTRLVYSSVKID; this comes from the exons ATGGCGAAGCATCGAACGACGTCGGTTTGTACATGGATCTTCATCGCCTCTCTTCTCTTCGTCCATTCCCACTCTTTCTATCTCCCCGGTGTTGCTCCCGTCGATTTCGAAAAG GGGGACCCTCTAAAGGTGAAAGTGAACAAACTGACTTCAATAAAAACACAACTTCCTTACTCATATTATACTCTCCCATTTTGTCGGCCGGACACAATTGTAGATAGTGCAGAGAATCTCGGAGAAGTTCTTCGCGGTGACCGTATTGAAAACTCTCCATACGAG TTTAAAATGCGAGAACCACAGATGTGCAACATTATGTGTCGTGTAATACTAGATAAAAAAATAGCAAAGGAGATCAAGAGAAAGATCGATGATGATTACAGAGTGAACAT GATCTTGGATAATCTTCCATTGGTTGTTCCAGTGCGGAGGATGGACCAGGAATCATCCTTTTTATATCAACATGGCTATCTTGTTGGTCTTAAAGGAATATATGCTGGT AGCAAGGATGAAAAGTATTTTATTAACAACCACTTGGCATTCACAGTCAAGTATCACAAGGATTTACAAACAGACTCTGCAAGGATCGTAGGATTTGAAGTCAAACCTTTCAG TGTTAAACATGAATATGAAGGTACCTGGAATGATAAAACTCGCTTAACTACATGTGATCCTCATGCTAAACGCACAGTGaccaactctgaatctcctcaAGAGGTTGAAGATAAGAAGGAAATTATCTTTACATATGATGTTGAGTTTGAG CCGAGTGATGTTAAATGGGCTTCCAGATGGGATAGTTATCTTCTAATGACAGATGATCAAATTCACTGGTTTTCAATCGTCAATTCTTTGATGATTGTTCTTTTCCTCTCTGGCATGGTGGCTATGATCATGCTCAGGACACTCTACCGTGATATTTCGAAGTACAACCAGCTAGAGACTCAAGAAGAGGCCCTAGAAGAAACAGGATGGAAGCTGGTTCATGGAGATGTTTTCAGGCCTCCAGTGAACTCAAATTTGCTGTGTGTTTATGTTGGTACAGGTGTTCAATTTTTTGGAATGATACTTGTTGCTATGATCTTTGCAGTTCTTGGTTTCTTATCCCCTTCAAACAGAGGAGGGCTGATGACAGCTCTACTTCTACTCTGGGTCTTCATGGGTATTTTTGCTGGGTATGCTTCGGCCAGGATTTATAAGATGTTCAAGGGAACCGAATGGAAAAAGATCACCATCCAAACAGCTTTCATGTTCCCAGGAATTGTTTTTGCCATTTTCTTTGTGCTGAATGCTCTTATATGGGGCGAGAAATCCTCAGGGGCTGTGCCTTTTGGTACAATGTTTGCTTTGGTGTTCTTGTGGTTTGGCATCTCAGTCCCGCTTGTTTTTGTGGGCAGCTATGTTGGGTTTAGAAAGCCTGCAATGGAGCATCCTGTGAAAACCAACACTATTCCGAGACAGATACCTGAACAGGCTTGGTACATGCACCCAGTGTTTTCTGTTCTGATTGGGGGAATTCTCCCCTTCGGGGCTGTATTCATAGAGCTCTTTTTCATTCTGACCTCCATCTGGTTGCAGcaattttattacatttttgGATTTCTTTTCCTAGTGTTCATCATCTTAGTCGTTACTTGTGCGGAGATCAGTATTGTGCTGTGCTATTTCCAGTTATGCAGTGAGGACTACCTTTGGTGGTGGAGGTCGTACCTTACATCAGGCTCTTCAGCAATCTATCTTTTTCTCTATGCAGCATTTTACTTCTTCTCAAAGCTGAATATCACAAAGCCGGTGTCTGGAATCTTGTACTTTGGCTACATGTTGATTGCTTCATACTCGTTCTTCGTGCTCACTGGTACAATTGGGTTTTTTGCATGTTTTTGGTTCACAAGGTTAGTATACTCGTCAGTGAAGATTGACTGA